The nucleotide window TCACCCGGAGCGGAGAAACACCTCGGTCCCATGCTAATAAATAAATTAATATCGCTGTCCCAAAAGCCCCTAAAAAAGCTCCAATCGGAACAAAAGCTGCCATCGTCGGAAATACGAGTGTCATTACAATCGCCACAAATCCACCACCAGCGGAAACACCAATCACACCCGGATCTGCTAATGGATTTCGCATCACACCTTGAAGCAAGCAGCCTGCAATCGCAAGTGCAGCACCAACTAAAAAAGCAATTAGCAATCTTGGCAATCGCAAATTCCAAATAAGTTGATTAGCAAGATCACTTCCACTGCCAGTCAACGTTTGCCAAGCATCACTATGTGTAACTTTTACAGACCCAGTAGTCAGTCCGTAAAAAAACGTCAAAATAAGTAAAATAAGTACTACCACAAAAGTTATCCGTCTACGTTGGCGCCGCGGATCATGCGCTTTTACTGTTGTCATCTAGTTATCCACCTTATTTATTTCGTCTGCCATGTAATCCAATGCCTCATCGATTTCCACTCCAGGATTCGTCCCAAAAAGCTCTGCTGGGAGTACAACAATATGATCATTTTTTACTGCACTCGTGGAATTCCAAGCATCATTTTGTTTCATTTCTTTTTTTAATGCAGCCTCTGTTTCTTTTTCATCGCCACCGTGAATCATTAAGAAAATCACTTCGGGGTCAGCAGCCACAATTTTTTCAACGTTCATCGAAGCATACTGCGGAAAGTTTTCTACCCCTCTAAAGTCTTTGGCAACATTATCCCCGCCAGCCACTTCTAAAACATCTCCACTTAACGAAGATGGTAATGCCGCATAATTACTTCCTGGTGCTCCTAAAACAAGTAATGCACGAACATTTTTCTTTTTTTGTTGTTCTTTTATTTTTGTTACTTTTTTATCAATATCGGCTTGCAGTTCTTTGGCTTTATCTTCTTTATTTAAAAGTTCACCGAGAATTGCGGTTTGTTTTTTTATTTCGGCAATCGAATTCGCACCAGTTAAAACGACTTTTGGACCAACGCCTTCCATCGCGGGAACATCTTTCAAATTCTGCTCAGAGCTTGCAACGATAGCATCCGCACCAAGAGAAGCTATTTTTTCTAAGTTTAAATCATGCGTATTTCCAACTTCTGTAGCACTTTTCGCTCCGTCCGGAACACCACTTGCATCTGTTGTTTGGCGCCCGACAACTGTTCCACCCAGCGCATAAATGATATTCATATCCGCATTCGTTAACGCGATAATTCGCTCTGGATTTTTATCAAAAGAAACTTCG belongs to Listeria ivanovii subsp. ivanovii and includes:
- a CDS encoding ABC transporter substrate-binding protein; the encoded protein is MKNFNIVVLSVVTALLLASCGNDTTTTSKNETAEKEKKAQTVLELTDMSGREVSFDKNPERIIALTNADMNIIYALGGTVVGRQTTDASGVPDGAKSATEVGNTHDLNLEKIASLGADAIVASSEQNLKDVPAMEGVGPKVVLTGANSIAEIKKQTAILGELLNKEDKAKELQADIDKKVTKIKEQQKKKNVRALLVLGAPGSNYAALPSSLSGDVLEVAGGDNVAKDFRGVENFPQYASMNVEKIVAADPEVIFLMIHGGDEKETEAALKKEMKQNDAWNSTSAVKNDHIVVLPAELFGTNPGVEIDEALDYMADEINKVDN